The window ATACAAGAGGTTAAAAAAACAAAAAGCAGGATAATTACAGAAGGTTTCATAAGATTGGTTTTCAGATAACTATCAAAAACCATACCCTCCCACTATTCAAAAAGCAAATCCGAGACATAAGATTTACCGCTATTAGAAATTTGTAGTTAAAAAAACAACTAACACTTACACATGACACATGACACATGACACATGACACATCCTATAATAAACTATTACATGATAAACCTCCTGTGTTTTAGCATAATTATCTTTTCAAAAACAATCAGGCTCTAAGGATTTAAAACGACATACTTTTATCAACAATTTTAGAATTAAATTGTTTTTATTTTTATCGTTTAGCAAAACCATAAATCAAAAAAAAACTTATTTACAATAGTTTATAGTGGTTAATTACAAGCACATTATTTCTAGGAACTAAACCTTCTTTAAATAAAGATTTTTGGCAACATTCTGAGACACCACTATCTCTGTCTTATCAAATTCAATTTTCACCGAATTGTCGTAAGGCTCTTTATGTTGTATTGTAATTATTGTTCCCAACGCAATATTATTACTATCTAAATATTTCAAAAATTCTGAGGACGTATCATCCACTCCAACACACTTATAGACACCTCCGGTTTCAGCTTTAGCTAAAACTATTTTTTCAATATGCTTAAAGTTACCCGCTTTATCTGGTATTGGATCACCATGCGGATCGTGAGAAGGAGAACCTAAAAAGACATCTAATTCGTCTATTAACTTTTCAGATTTTATATGCTCAAGATGCTCGGCAACTTCATGGACCTCATCCCAAGAAAAATTTAATTTTTCCACCAAAAACACCTCCCAAAGGCGATGTTTTCTGATAATATTTAAAGCAACACGGCGCCCTTCGTCTGTCAAAGTAACTCCTTGATATTTTTTATAATCAGCATATCCTTTTTCAGATAATTTCTTAATCATATCCGTAACAGAAGACGCCTTGGTTTCTAAAGCTGTTGCAATCGCGTTAGTATTAACGTTTTTTTCACCATTACTTCCTAAGTGGTAAATAGCTTTAATATAGTTTTCCTCTGTTAGTGTAATCATAGATTTATCGTGTTCTGCAAATATAGAAAAGATATCTTTATTAAAATATTTTTAGACTCATCTAAAAATAATTTTATATTTGCGCAAAATTAAATAAAGATGAGACTAATAATACTTTTCATATTAACATCATGTGCTTTTGTAAACGCACAAAACACTTATCAAATTCAAGGGAAGATAACCTCAGAAGGAAAACCTCTATCGTTTGCAAATATTTATATTGAAGACATCTCCGAGGGAGCAGTCTCTGACAAAAATGGAAACTACAGCATTAAAAACCTGAAACCAGGCACTTATACTATAATAGCTTCTTTTATTGGCGCTAAAACAAAAACTAAGCAAGCCATAATAACCAATGACAATGCTTATGTTTCTTTTGATTTAGACTATAAAAACGATTTAGATGAAGTTGTTATTACCGGAACAAGGACAGAAAAACGACGCACAGACTCTCCCGTAATTGTAAATTTAATTGACAGTGAAACATTACAACAAGTAGTCGCTACTGATCTTTCTGAAGGCTTACGCTTCCAACCAGGATTACGCGTAGAGATGGATTGCCAAACTTGTAACTACAGTCAAATTCGCATGAATGGGCTTCAAGGTGGTTATTCTCAAATTCTTATTAATGGTCGTCCAATTTTTAGCCCACTAACCGGTTTGTATGGCCTAGAACAAATCCCAGTAAATATGATCGAACGCATTGAAGTTGTTCGCGGTGGCGTTTCGGCGCTTTACGGATCCAGTGCCATTGGTGGAACCGTTAATGTTATTACCAAAATACCAAAAAAAAATGGTTATAACTTTAGTTATGCTTACCAAAATATAGATGGCGGTGCGGATCAAAATTTAATAAACGGAAACGCAACCGTAGTAAGTGAAGACTACAAATCAGGGGCTACTTTCTTTATAAGCAACCGAAAGAGAACAGCATACGACGCTAATAACGACAACTTCTCAGAATTACCCGAACTTAAAAATACTTCTTTTGGCGTAAATGCCTTTTATTTGCCTACAGAAAATTCTAAATTAGAAGTCAATTTAAGCAAACTATATGAATATCGCTATGGCGGAGAAATTGTAGACAAACCCGCTTATTTAACACAACAGTCGGAAGAAAGAGACCACCACGTTCTTATGGCAAGTTTAGATTACCAAATAAATTTTAATGATGATAAAAATTCATTAATCTTCTATTACGGCGGGCAACGTACCGACCGTGACCATTACACAGGAATAACTCCAGATGACCCAAACGAACAAATTGATTTTTTTAAAGATCCACCTTATGGTATATCAGAAGTAACCACACATCAAGGAGGGATTCAACTAAATAATAAATTTGATGATTTTTTAGGAGGAACAACAGTACTAACGGCAGGTTTAGAATATGTTTATGACGATGTTATGGACCAAATAATTGCCTACAACTATCTTATTGATCAAACTACAAAAAATCTAGGTGTATTCCTTCAAAATGACTGGGAAGTTACAGAGGAACTCAATTTTCTAGCAGGTTTTAGACTAGACAACCACAACTTAGTTGACACTACTATTTTTAGCCCTAGATTATCCTTACTTTACAAACTAAAAGAAACCACACAGTTCCGTTTAGGATGGGGTACTGGTTTTAGAGCTCCACAAGCTTTTGACACCGACTTACACATTGCCTTCGCAGGAGGAGGAATATCAAGAATATCCCTTGCAGAGAACTTAATCGAAGAACGCTCCAATAGCTTCACTGCCTCGGTAAACTATGACAAAGCTTCAGAACATTTTATTGCTGGATTTACAGTAGAAGGATTCTACACCCATTTAAACGACGCCTTCTATCAAGCTCCAATTGGTGAAGATGAATTTGGAGAACGTTTTGAAAAAAGAAATGGAACAGGAGCAACCGTAAAAGGTTTTACACTAGAAGCACGTGCAAATTTTGATTATGTATTCCAGGTTGAAGCAGGATTAACATTACAATCCAGTCTATTTGACGATCCAGTAGAAAACATTGAAGGACTAGACGCCAAACGTGATTTTTTGAGAACCCCAAACAATTACGGCTATGCCACATTTACCTATACACCAACCAAACGATTGACCGCTAGTGCCAACTTAATTTACACAGGGCAAATGGATATTATTCATTTTGCAGGAGAAAACACAGGACAAGCTATTGACCAATACGATACGACAGACCCTTTTACAGAACTAAGCCTCCGTTTAGGATACACCTTTAACTTACCAAAAGTAAGCACAGACATTGAATTATTTGGAGGTGTTAAAAATATAACAAACAGCTACCAAACAGACTTTGATACCGGCAAAAATCGAGACAGTAATTACATTTATGGTCCCGCAGCACCAAGAACCGTATTTATAGGTCTTTCTATTAATTCGCTTTAATAATATTGATGAGAATTAGTCTAATTACAATACTATTATTCACAGCCACAACTGTCTTTTCACAAACTGAAAAGACAGTCCATTGGCTTAATTTTGAACAACTAGAAGACGCTCTAAAATTAAAACCAAAAAAAGTGCTTATTGACTTTTACGCAGATTGGTGCGCACCTTGTCTGAAAATGCAGAAAGACGTATTCACCGACTCGTCAATAGTCAACACAATTAACAAAGAGTATTATGCTGTCCGAATGAATGCTGAAACTAGTGACACGGTCCATTTTGGCAATCAACTATTTATAAATAACCGTTTAAACAAAAGAAATCCAATACATCAGATTCCTTTATTAATGGCTCAGCAGAAAAACAAACCCTTTTCATTACCTGCCCTAGTCTTTTTAGACGAAAAATTTAATGCCACAGCACGGTATTTCCAATTTCTAAATGTAACACAACTCTACAACATACTTGTAAATCAACACTAAACACGTGTTAATACAAATAAAAACCAGTTAAAGCTTGTTATTTTTAGTACCTTCGTAATAAATATTTAGACCAATGAAAAAAATAATTCTACTTTTAGGAATTACCACGATTCTAGTAGGCTGTAATAACAACCCCAAAGACAACGGAAAACTCAACATAGTCACCACTACGACGATGCTAACCGATTTAGTTAAAAATATTGGGGGTGACAGTATTAATATTAATGGTTTAATGGGAAGCGGAGTAGACCCACACCTTTACAAAGCAAGCGAAGGTGATGTTACAAAACTAGTTAATGCCGATATTATATTTTTTAACGGCCTACATCTTGAAGGAAAATTAGTTGAAGTTTTCGAAAAAATGGGAAGCCAAACAAAAACACCAATTGCACTGGCAGATGTAATTGATAAAACGACACTAATAGGCTCAGAATATTTTGCATCTAATTACGATCCACATGTTTGGTTTAACATCTCTTATTTCAAACAATTTGCAACTAAGGTCGCAGCTGTCTTATCAGAGAAAGACGCAAAAAATGCAGACTATTACAACGCCAATGCTACAGCTTTTTTATCTAAACTAGACACCCTAGAAAACACGGTTAATTCAAAAATAGAGACACTTCCTGCAGACAAGCGCATTCTTGTAACTGCACATGATGCTTTTAATTACTTCGGAAAAAGTTACGGCTTTGAAGTTGTTGGTTTACAAGGTATATCGACAGCAACAGAAGCTGGTGTAAAAGATGTCCAAAATTTAGCTAACTTTATAATAGAAAATAAAGTGAATGCTATTTTTATTGAAAGCTCAGTACCAAAACGAACTATTGAAGCCTTACAAGAAGCTGTTAAATCAAAAGGTCATGATGTAAAAATTGGAGGCACATTATATTCTGATGCTTTAGGAAGCGCAGGAACTGTTGAAGGCACTTACATTGGTATGTTTGAATACAATGTAAACACCATTGTTAATGCGCTTAAATAAGTTAGCTAAAATAAAAAATAAATAGTGAGATCCTAAAACAAGTGCAGGATGACGCAACACTAGCTAAAAACAGGTTTGCCTTAAGTATATTTTTTGATTCGTTTTATGAAAAACTAAAAAATGAATATATTTTGAATTAAATAAAACTCCCAATTATTTAGGAAATAGTTATGAAACAAAAAATAGCAGTAAAAGTAGACGATCTTACCGTAGCATACAATTACAAACCTGTGCTTTGGGATATTGATTTAGAAATTCCCGAAGGTGTACTTATGGCAATTGTTGGACCAAACGGAGCAGGTAAATCAACGCTAATAAAATCTATTTTAGGCATATTAAAACCCATAGCTGGTAGTGTAACTATTTACGATAAACCATATGATAAGCAACGAAAACTAGTCGCTTACGTACCACAAAAAGGAAGTGTAGATTGGGATTTTCCAACCACAGCTTTAGATGTTGTGACTATGGGTACTTATGGAAGTTTAGGTTGGATAAAACGCCCTGGACAAAAAGAAAAGAAAGCAGCATTAGAAGCTTTAGAAAAAGTAGGCATGTTACCATTTAAAAGCAGACAAATCAGTCAACTATCCGGTGGACAACAACAACGTATATTTTTAGCACGAGCATTAGTACAAAATGCTTCAATCTATTTTATGGACGAGCCTTTTCAAGGTGTTGATGCCACTACAGAAATTGCAATAATTAATATTTTAAAAGAATTACGTAAAGCCGGAAAAACAGTCATTGTGGTGCATCACGATTTACAAACCGTTCCGGAATATTTTGATTGGGTTACTTTTCTAAATGTGAAGAAAATAGCAACAGGTCCTGTTAAAGACATCTTTAATGATGACAACTTAACCAAGACTTATGGTATTAATTATAAAGTAAGTATTCAGGAATAATGGATTTACAAGAATATTTTTCTTTGGTCTTTAGCGACTACACTTTAAGAACCATCACACTAGGAACTGCCATTTTAGGAGCCGTAACCGGTATGCTTGGAAGCTTTGCAGTGCTAAGAAAACAAAGTTTACTTGGGGACGCAATATCACACGCTGCATTACCCGGAATTGCTATTGCCTTTTTAATAACAGGCGCAAAAGACAGTAACACTTTACTTTTAGGTGCTTTAGTAAGCGGGTTAATCGGAACCTTTTGGATTAGAAGTATCGTAAAAAAAACGCACTTAAAAAGCGACACAGCCTTAGGATTAATCTTATCTCTGTTTTTTGGATTTGGGATGCTATTGCTAACCTTTATACAAAAACAACCCAATGCAAATCAGGCAGGATTAGACAAATATTTATTTGGTCAAGCCGCAACTTTAGTAGAAAGTGACGTTTGGATGATGGCAACCGTTACGGGATTATGTTTATTTGTATTGCTATTATTTTGGAAAGAATTTAAAATCTTACTTTTTGACGCAGACTACACAAAAACACTAGGTTTTAATACTAAATTTATTGATGTTTTAATTACTAGTTTTATTGTTTTAGCAATTGTATTAGGATTACAGACAGTAGGTGTTGTTTTAATGAGTGCGATGCTTTTAGCGCCTGCTGCTGCTGCAAGACAATGGACCAACAGCTTATCTAAAATGGTGTTTTTAGCAGCTATATTTGGTGCTTTTTCGGGTGTCTTTGGTACAGCCATCAGCGCCAGTCAAACTAATCTATCAACAGGACCAGTCATTGTTTTAGTAGCCTCAGTGTTTGTGGTGTTTTCATTCGTGTTTTCTCCAAGTCGAGGCTTATTATTTAAACAGATACGATTTATTAAAAACAGACGTGATTTAGAATTACACAAAACTTTAGCGTTTATGCATCATATTGCCGAAACACATGACGACATTTCTCACCCACATGCTATCAAGCTATTAAATAATTTTCAAGGGTTCACAAGAAAAACGCTTCAAAATTTAGTCGAAAAAAAATATGTCACACTAGACGGAAATATGTGGAGTTTAACCAAAACTGGCTTCGAAACTGCCGCAAATTTATACACAAAACAAGCTACAGAAGATGAATAGCGCTCAAATAGAAATACAATTAATTGCTAGCTTAGTTGCCTTAGCTTGTGCTATTCCTGGGACTTTTTTAGTCCTACGTAAAATGGCAATGATCAGTGACGCCATTAGCCATTCTATCCTACCCGGTATTGTGGTTGGTTTTTTTATCACACAAGATTTAAATTCACCTTTGCTAATTGTTTTAGCAGCTTTTACCGGTGTTATCACAGTTGTTTTAGTCGAATATATTCAAAAAACAGGCTTAGTAAAAGAAGATACAGCAATCGGCTTAGTGTTCCCTGCACTATTTAGTATTGGTGTGATCTTAATAGCAAAAAACGCTAACGATGTTCATTTAGATGTGGATGCTGTTTTGGTTGGCGAATTAGCATTAGCTCCTTTCGATAGACTAGTCGTTTCAGGTGTTGATATAGGCCCAAAATCGCTATGGATAATTGGAACCATTTTATTGATTACTACCACTTTGCTAATTGCCTTTTATAAAGAACTAAAAGTAAGCACTTTTGACAAAGGACTAGCAGCCTCTCTAGGGTTCTCTCCTGCCATTATACACTACGGATTAATGACTGTATCATCTATCACTACAGTTGGTGCATTTGATGCTGTAGGCGCTATTTTAGTCGTTGCTTTAATGATTGCGCCTGCCGCAACTGCCTACTTACTAACCACCAACTTAAAAAAGATGCTAGCCTTAGCTGCTTTTTTTGGTGTTTTTAGTGCCATTTCCGGCTATTGGTTAGCCCATTTACTGGACGCTTCTATTGCTGGTTCAATAACAACAATGCTCGGCCTGCTATTTTTAGCTGTCTACTTATTCGCGCCAAATAAAGGTGTTATTGCCGTTATGTATCGTGAAAAACAACAACGCATAGAAGTAAGCTTATTAACTTTTTTGTTACACCTAAAAAATCATAGCGAAGTTGAAGAGCGTCACGTCAATCATTTAAGAGAACACATAAATTGGCAAAAAATTAGAGCCAAAACCGTTTTAGAATTAGCGCTTAAAAATAATATGATTGCTGTTAATAATAACGTTGTGTCACTAACAGACAAAGGAGACACCTTTACCTCAAAAGCGATCGATTATATAATTACTAACGAAGATGCTCAGATAGAAGACATGAAAGATGATTTCTTTTTATTTAGAGGGTAAAAAAAAAAGACCTCTCAGATTAGAGAAGTCTCTTGTTTTATTTTTATTTAAAGACTATTAAAATCGTCTCTCATCTTGTAAAAACTCATAAGCCTTTTGGACTTGCTTAAATTTTTCTTCAGCACCTTTTCTATGCTCTTCTCCTAAATGCTCTACGCGATCTGGATGATATTTTTTAGCCATAGTACGGTAAGCCTTTTTAATTTGGTCTACAGTTGCCGTTTTATCAATTTCCAAAATCTTATAAGCATTATCACTACTGTTATAAAACATCGCTTTTATACTGGAATAATCACGGCTACTTATCCCTAAATAGTTCGCTATTCTGTGGATTTCATCCTCTTCATCGTCTGTAACCATTCCATCCGCTTTTCCAATTCCAAAAAGAAAATGCACCAACTGTAAACGCGACGCATGATCCATCATGTCATGGATTTGATTACACACATCTCTAGTAGATACGTTTTGGTTACTTATTTTTTTAAATAACTTAAACGCTTTGTTTGCTCTATCCTTACCATAAAGTTCTACAAATTTATTACGCACAAAATCCAACTCACTTTGCTCTTGTTTTCCATCTGCCTTTATAACTACAGACGCTAATACTAGCAAACTAACTTCAAAATCTCCCGAAGTGGTTTCCGCACGACGTTGTTTTTGCGACTTACGTTTAGATTGTTTTTTGTATTTTGATTCATTTCTTTGCTGACTATCAGCACGACCATTACCCAACAATTGCCCTTTACTTGACATAGAATCCCCTAAACTACCAAGGGCTAACCCTATAATAGCTCCAATTGGACCACCTAATGTCCATCCTAAAGTTGCGCCTATCCATTTTAATCCAGCCATAAATATTGTTCTAATTTAAAAAAAGTAAATATACTACTTTGTTAGTATACTTTAAATCTGATTTGTTACTGATGCAACTAGCTTGGTGCGTTAAGGATGGAGCGGCCTGTCTGAGCTCCTCGGAGAGAGCGAGTAGCGATAGCCTGACCTTATGACACCATAAGTGTTATAAGGTAACGCCATAATAATTTTTGCACGGTTTTTGATTATCTTTGCATGAGATAGATTTATAAACAAAAAATTACAAAAATATGTATCCAGCAGAATTAGTAAAACCAATGCGTGAGGACTTAACCAAAGTAGGTTTTGAAGAATTGCATACCGCTGAAGCAGTAAACACTGCAATTGCAAAAGAAGGAACAACTTTAGTGGTTGTAAATTCAGTTTGTGGTTGTGCAGCTGCAAATGCAAGACCAGGAGCAAGCATGAGCTTAGAAAACGCAAAAAAACCAACGAATATAGTTACAGTTTTTGCAGGTGTTGATAAAGACGCAGTTGATCAAGCAAGAGCACACATGGTCCCTTTTCCTCCAAGCTCGCCATGTATGGCATTATTTAAAAATGGAGAATTAGTACACATGTTAGAGCGTCATCATATTGAGGGAAGACCTGCAGAATTAATTGCAGAAAACCTTATGGATGCTTATAACGAACATTGCTAAGCCACTTCTTACTGATAACATAAGTCGCTTTTAAGCTAAGTATTATAAAAAAACCACGTTTTTTAAACGTGGTTTTTCTATTTTTGAAAGATAGAATCTTAACAGTAAAATGAGAAAAATTTTAGCCTATCCCTTATCTATTATTTATTACCTATTTTTCGGGTTAACATTAGTTGTTTTTCACCCTATACAATGGTTCTGCTTTAATGTGTTTGGCTATAAGGCGCACAAAACAAGTGTTGACCTTTTACAGTTTTGCTTAATGCGCTGTGTCAACCTTTTATTTACAAGCCAAAAGTTAATTAACCCCTATAAATTAGATAATTCACATCCCGTAATAATTGTGTCTAATCACCAAAGCATGGCAGACATCCCGCCATTAATGTGGTATTTTAGAAAACATCACGTCAAATTTGTTAGCAAAAAAGAGCTAGGTAAAGGTTTACCAAGTGTCTCTTATAATCTAAGACATGGAGGTTCTGCCTTAATTGACAGAAAAAACCCGAGACAAGCTATTGTTGCTATCCGGAAATTTGCCGATTATATTGAGTCTACCAATCGCGCTGCTGTTATATTCCCGGAAGGTACTAGAAGTCGTGACGGAAAACCAAAACCTTTTCAAACTAAGGGATTAGAGACGTTAATAAAATATATACCAAGTGCTGTCATTATACCAGTAACAATCAATAATTCATGGAAAAACCTGCGTTATGGCAAGTTTCCTTTAGGCATTGGTAATAACATAACATTTACAGCTCACAAACCCGTAAAAGCCAGTGATTTTGAGGATACAAAAGCACTACTTACACACATAGAAACCACTATTAAAAATAGTATTAAAATATAAGATTATGTCATTAAAAAACGTAAGATTAGAGGTAATGTCTTTTTTAGAGAAAGATGTAGAATCGTTAATAGAAAAATATTTAATACCAGTGGAAAAAATCTGGCAACCGACAGATTTTTTACCTAATTCTGAAGGCCCAAATTTTCTAGAAGAGGTTAAAGAAATTAGAGAGCTATCTAAAGAATTACCTTACGATTTCTGGGTTGTATTAGTTGGTGATATGATTACAGAAGAAGCCCTACCTACATACGAATCTTGGTTAATGGACGTAGAAGGTATTGATCAAAACGAACGTAACGGTTGGGCAAAATGGATTAGACATTGGACTGCCGAAGAAAATCGTCATGGAGATGTCCTTAACAAGTACCTATACCTTTCTGGTCGTGTTAATATGAAAGAAATTGAGCAAACCACACAACATCTTATTGCTGATGGTTTTGATATTGGTACTGCCCAAGATCCCTACAAAAACTTTGTTTACACGAGTTTTCAAGAACTAGCAACCTACGTCTCTCATAATCGCGTAGCTAAACTTGCAAAAGCAAAAGGAAACAAGCAATTATCTAGAATGTGTAAAATAATTTCTGGTGACGAGATGAGACACCATCATGCTTATAGCGAATTTGTCGAACGTATCTTTAAAGTAGATCCTAGTCAAATGATGTTAGCGTTTCAATACATGATGAAACAAAAAATAACAATGCCTGCACATTTTTTAAGAGAGTCAGGAGGGAAAATCGGCTCTGTTTTTGAAGAATTTTCTAACACAGCGCAACGTATTGGTGTTTATACATCAATGGATTACATTGAAATTTTACAAAAATTAATAGCACGTTGGGAAATAGACAAAATTTCGGGTTTAACTGATGAAGCTGAAAAAGCGCGTGACTACCTAATGAAACTTCCAAGTAGAATGTTACGTTTGGCTGACAGAATTAAAATCCCTGAAAACGCTTACCAATTTAAATGGGTACAACCAGCTAAGCTATAACACTATGATAAATCATGATTTAATTGAAGCGACTAAAGATTTTGTAAAAGAGACCTTAAAAGATGCTGAAAGTGGACATGACTGGTTTCATATAGAGCGCGTTTACAAAAACGCGCTTTTGATTGCAAAAGGCGAAACCGTAGACTTATTAGTGGTTAGCCTTGGTGCTTTACTACATGATATAGCGGATAGTAAATTCCACAATGGAGATAGCACTATTGGCCCAAAAGTGGCTGGTGATTTTTTATTAAAACACAATGTAGACTCGGCAACCATAAATCATGTTATTAAGATTATTGAAAACATCTCCTATAGTTCTAATATAGGAATAGAAAACGCATTTAAATCTATCGTGTTGGACGTTGTGCAAGATGCAGACCGATTAGATGCTATTGGCGCTATTGGTATTGCACGCACCTTTAATTACGGAGGGTTTAAAAATAGAACACTTTACAATCCGGAAATTAAACCCAATTTAAATTTGACTAAAGCCGAATACAAAGCTTCTAACGCACCAACCATTAATCATTTTTACGAAAAACTGTTACTTCTAAAGGATATGATGAACACCAAAACCGGTGCCAAAATAGCAAAACAAAGACACCAATACATGGTTGATTTTTTACAGCAATTTGATGCTGAGTGGGAAGGGAAAAGATAACAATCTATTCCATTTGCATTACGCACATAAAATTTATAAAAAACACAATGGTGAAAAAAATAACGCTTTTCGTTTTAGCAAGTATTGCCTTTATATCCTGCCAACGGGACCATGAAGTTAAACCGTATTCTTATTACCATTGGAAAACAGAGTTCTCTTTACCTCAATCCGAAAAAAAACTAATAACCAATAGTTTGAGCGAGAAACTATATCTCAGGTTTTTTGACATTGTATATAATGAAAAACAACAAAATGCGCTTCCTGTCGCTACAACTCAATTCACAAAAGACACAGCGCTTCCATTTAATAAAGTAGTCCCTGTTATTTTTATTAGGAACAGTGTGTTTACCAACGCTTCTAATGTTAATTTAGATCAATTAGCCAGAAATACAATACAGAAGATTGATCGCTTACTTTCAAAAAACTTTAATAATACGATCATTTGTGAAGACATTCAAATTGATTGTGATTGGTCTCAAAGTACAAAAACCTCTTTTTTTAGCTTCTTAGAGTCTTTAAAAAAACATAGCCCTGACCGCTTAATAACCTCAACCGTGAGGTTGCATCAAATAAAATATAGAGAAAAAACAGGAGTTCCACCGGTAGACAAGGT is drawn from Psychroserpens sp. NJDZ02 and contains these coding sequences:
- a CDS encoding BrxA/BrxB family bacilliredoxin translates to MYPAELVKPMREDLTKVGFEELHTAEAVNTAIAKEGTTLVVVNSVCGCAAANARPGASMSLENAKKPTNIVTVFAGVDKDAVDQARAHMVPFPPSSPCMALFKNGELVHMLERHHIEGRPAELIAENLMDAYNEHC
- a CDS encoding lysophospholipid acyltransferase family protein, translated to MRKILAYPLSIIYYLFFGLTLVVFHPIQWFCFNVFGYKAHKTSVDLLQFCLMRCVNLLFTSQKLINPYKLDNSHPVIIVSNHQSMADIPPLMWYFRKHHVKFVSKKELGKGLPSVSYNLRHGGSALIDRKNPRQAIVAIRKFADYIESTNRAAVIFPEGTRSRDGKPKPFQTKGLETLIKYIPSAVIIPVTINNSWKNLRYGKFPLGIGNNITFTAHKPVKASDFEDTKALLTHIETTIKNSIKI
- a CDS encoding acyl-ACP desaturase — its product is MSLKNVRLEVMSFLEKDVESLIEKYLIPVEKIWQPTDFLPNSEGPNFLEEVKEIRELSKELPYDFWVVLVGDMITEEALPTYESWLMDVEGIDQNERNGWAKWIRHWTAEENRHGDVLNKYLYLSGRVNMKEIEQTTQHLIADGFDIGTAQDPYKNFVYTSFQELATYVSHNRVAKLAKAKGNKQLSRMCKIISGDEMRHHHAYSEFVERIFKVDPSQMMLAFQYMMKQKITMPAHFLRESGGKIGSVFEEFSNTAQRIGVYTSMDYIEILQKLIARWEIDKISGLTDEAEKARDYLMKLPSRMLRLADRIKIPENAYQFKWVQPAKL
- a CDS encoding HD domain-containing protein, whose amino-acid sequence is MINHDLIEATKDFVKETLKDAESGHDWFHIERVYKNALLIAKGETVDLLVVSLGALLHDIADSKFHNGDSTIGPKVAGDFLLKHNVDSATINHVIKIIENISYSSNIGIENAFKSIVLDVVQDADRLDAIGAIGIARTFNYGGFKNRTLYNPEIKPNLNLTKAEYKASNAPTINHFYEKLLLLKDMMNTKTGAKIAKQRHQYMVDFLQQFDAEWEGKR